The segment CCCGCGATCCAGTGAAATCCGTCCGTGCTCAGGGCGCCGCTGAACAGCGCGGGGTGATCATGCCCCTGCGTCACCACCAGGATGTTGTTCGACACGTCCTTGGACACCACGTACCAGGCCTCGCCGCTCCCCTCGAGACGGCCGCCGATACCAAGGCCCTTGCGCTGACCGAGGGTATAAAACATCAGTCCCTCATGCGAACCCAGCAACTCGCCCTCCAGGCTGTGGATCTCTCCCGGCCGCGCAGGCAGATATTGCCCGAGGAACTCGCTGAATTTGCGCTCGCCAATGAAGCAGATGCCGGTACTGTCCTTCTTCGCGTGATTGGCAAACCCCGCCTCCCGCGCAAGGCGACGCACCTCGCTCTTGCGCAATCCGCCGAGCGGAAACAGCGCCCGGGAGAGCTGCTGCTGGGTCAGCGCATGCAGGAAATAACTCTGATCCTTGCCCGGATCACACCCTTTGAGGAGACGATAAACGCCATCCCGTTCTTCGACACGGGCATAGTGACCGGTAGCGATCCGATCCGCCCCTGAGGCCAGGGCATGGTCCAGGAAGACCCGAAACTTGATCTCACTGTTGCACAGGATATCCGGATTCGGCGTGCGCCCCGCGCGGTATTCCGCCAGAAAATACCCGAATACGCGTTCCCGGTAGGCGGCGGCGAAATTGACGGCGTCCAGCTCGATGCCGAGCCGGTCGCACACCGCCAAGGCATCGCGTACATCACGCTCCGCCGGGCACTCCCCGTTCGGCTCGTTCTCCTCCCAGTTCTTCATAAACAGGCCGCTGACCGCCCCATGGCCAAGCTGCTGCTGCAACAGCAGGGCCGCCACGGAGGAATCGACCCCTCCGGACATCCCGACCACGATCCTGGAACTCGCCAGATTCTTCATGTAAGACTTCTCAGATTTCCAAACAGTTGAACGAACAAGCTCACACAGATTCGACAATCCGCCCGCACGGGGTTTCAGGCACGGCCGAGATAGACCAGCAGGTCCAGCGGGTAACGCTTGCCGGCGAGATAGTCGTCGACGCAGCGCAGCACCATCGGACTGCGCAGCTTAGCGCCCTGCGCGGCGATTTCGTCCCGGGTCAGCCACAACACCGCACGGATACCAACATCCGGCGTCAGATCCGGGTCATGCACCACCACCTCGCCGGCAAAGGCGACCCGGAGAAACTCGGCCCCGCCAGGCGAGGCCCACTGATGGAGACCCACCACGGCGCTGGGCCGGATGGTCCATCCGGTCTCTTCCCGCGTCTCCCGCACAACGGCATCGATCAGGCTCTCGCCCTGCTCCAGATGCCCGGCCGGCTGGTTGTAAACACTGCCGCCTCTCGCCTCTTCCTCGACCATCAGGAAGCGACCTTCGCGCTCGACGACGGCCGCGACGGTGACGCGGGGTTTCCATCTCGTGTCCTGTCCCATCGACATGCCGCGACCGTTGCCGCTTCAGTTTTCGCGTCCGTTGCTGGTAGTATTTAGGATAGCATTTCTTCGCCAACCGTATGAGTGAGATATAAATGGCCTATCAGCACGTCCGAATTCCCGCCACCGGCAGCAGAATCACCCTCAACCAGGATCTTTCGCTCAACGTCCCGGACCGTCCCATCATTCCGTACATCGAAGGCGACGGGATCGGAGTGGATATCACTCCCGTGATGCGCGTGGTGGTCGATGCCGCGGTGGACAAGGCCTATGGCGGCCGGCGCGCGATATCGTGGATGGAGATCTACGCCGGCGAGAAATGCGCCCGCCTCTATGGCAACGATACCTGGCTGGCCGGCGAAACCCTGGAAGCCATCCGCGAGTTTCTCGTCGCGATCAAGGGTCCCCTGACCACGCCCGTGGGCGGCGGCATCCGTTCGCTCAACGTCGCCCTGCGCCAGGAACTCGACCTCTACGTCTGCCTGCGCCCGGTGCGCTACTTCACCGGCACCCCGAGTCCGCTCAAACATCCGGAAAAGACCGACATGGTGATCTTCCGCGAAAACGCCGAGGACATCTACGCCGGCATCGAGTGGGAAGCCGGCACGCCGGAGGTGCGCAAGGTGATCCGGTTTCTCCAGCAGGAGATGGGCGTGAAAAAGATCCGTTTCCCGGACAGTTCCGGCATCGGGATCAAACCCGTCTCCAAGGAAGGCACCGACCGTCTCGTGCGCAAGGCGATCCGTTACGCGATCGACAATGATCGGGATTCGGTGACCCTGGTGCACAAGGGCAACATCATGAAATACACCGAGGGGGCGTTCAAGAACTGGGGCTATGAACTCGCCCGGCGGGAATTCGGCGCGACGGTAATCGATGGCGGCCCCTGGTGCCGCTTCAACAACCCCGTCACCGGAAAGCCGATCGTGATCAAAGACGTCATCGCCGACGCCTTCCTGCAACAGATCCTGCTGCGCCCCGAGGACTACAGCGTCATCGCGACGCTGAACCTCAACGGCGACTACATCTCGGACGCGCTCGCCGCCCAGGTGGGCGGGATAGGAATGGCGCCGGGCGCGAACCTGTCGGATTCCGTCGCCCTGTTCGAGGCCACCCACGGCACGGCGCCGAAGTATGCGGGCCAGGACAAGGTCAATCCCGGATCGCTGATCCTGTCCGGGGAAATGCTCCTGCGCCATCTGGGATGGACCGAGGCCGCCGACCTGGTCATCCAGGGCATCATGGGGGCGATCTCGGCCCAACGGGTGACGTATGATCTCGAGCGTCTGATGACGGGGGCGACCCTGGTCAGCTGCTCCGGTTTCGGCCGCGCGGTCATCGAACGCATGTAAGGCGCGCATCGGGTATCCGGCCCTCGCCGGCCGGGTACCTATCCGCCCGGCTCAAGCCTCCGCGCTCGGGCGGATCCTCTCGGCGAACAGCCCCTTCGGTCCCTGCGAGATATCGAACTCGACCTTCTGGCCCTGCTTGAGGCTCTTATAACCGTCCATCTCGATGGCCGAGAAATGGGCGAATACATCATCGCCGCCACCATCGGGCGAAACAAATC is part of the Gammaproteobacteria bacterium genome and harbors:
- the cspD gene encoding cold shock domain-containing protein CspD, producing MTTGIVKWFNNAKGFGFVSPDGGGDDVFAHFSAIEMDGYKSLKQGQKVEFDISQGPKGLFAERIRPSAEA
- a CDS encoding NUDIX hydrolase, whose translation is MSMGQDTRWKPRVTVAAVVEREGRFLMVEEEARGGSVYNQPAGHLEQGESLIDAVVRETREETGWTIRPSAVVGLHQWASPGGAEFLRVAFAGEVVVHDPDLTPDVGIRAVLWLTRDEIAAQGAKLRSPMVLRCVDDYLAGKRYPLDLLVYLGRA
- the mnmA gene encoding tRNA 2-thiouridine(34) synthase MnmA, with the protein product MKNLASSRIVVGMSGGVDSSVAALLLQQQLGHGAVSGLFMKNWEENEPNGECPAERDVRDALAVCDRLGIELDAVNFAAAYRERVFGYFLAEYRAGRTPNPDILCNSEIKFRVFLDHALASGADRIATGHYARVEERDGVYRLLKGCDPGKDQSYFLHALTQQQLSRALFPLGGLRKSEVRRLAREAGFANHAKKDSTGICFIGERKFSEFLGQYLPARPGEIHSLEGELLGSHEGLMFYTLGQRKGLGIGGRLEGSGEAWYVVSKDVSNNILVVTQGHDHPALFSGALSTDGFHWIAGHPPARLPYRCRAKTRYRQEDQPCVVEQREGGCRVIFDRPQRAVTPGQFVVLYDGDVCLGGGVIAATEDGRLAQPGMARASGFA
- the icd gene encoding NADP-dependent isocitrate dehydrogenase, with the translated sequence MAYQHVRIPATGSRITLNQDLSLNVPDRPIIPYIEGDGIGVDITPVMRVVVDAAVDKAYGGRRAISWMEIYAGEKCARLYGNDTWLAGETLEAIREFLVAIKGPLTTPVGGGIRSLNVALRQELDLYVCLRPVRYFTGTPSPLKHPEKTDMVIFRENAEDIYAGIEWEAGTPEVRKVIRFLQQEMGVKKIRFPDSSGIGIKPVSKEGTDRLVRKAIRYAIDNDRDSVTLVHKGNIMKYTEGAFKNWGYELARREFGATVIDGGPWCRFNNPVTGKPIVIKDVIADAFLQQILLRPEDYSVIATLNLNGDYISDALAAQVGGIGMAPGANLSDSVALFEATHGTAPKYAGQDKVNPGSLILSGEMLLRHLGWTEAADLVIQGIMGAISAQRVTYDLERLMTGATLVSCSGFGRAVIERM